In Pseudomonas deceptionensis, a single window of DNA contains:
- a CDS encoding GntP family permease, with protein MSTMAILISLLLLMFLAYRGVTVLILAPLMAALAVLLSGAATDIMPTYTQLFMKELGAYLIKFFPLFILGALFGKLVADSGAAHTIADWFMHRLGRRHAILTVVLACALLTYGGVSLFVVAFAVYPIGAAIFRESGTPKRYMPAAIALGAFTFTMTALPGAPSIQNAIPTAYLGTTTFAAPGLGIIASIVMLWMGTWILQSRARKAMANGEGYGPHDDELPSNEGVKRPGLLVALLPIIVVIGLNAAFSYWILPSLDLSVLREERFGNIDPQSVIGLWSVLLALMCAIVFVILLNWRRWENLTVTINKGTIGALLPIFNTASEVAYGAVIAGMAGFAVIKDTILNVSPDHPLISAVLSMNVLAGITGSSSGGLSIAFRTLGSDYLRMIEAAGISPDLFHRVATIAAGGLDTLPHSGAVITLLAICNLTHRQSYPQIFMMTTVVPMTALLVVMVLGSTFGSF; from the coding sequence ATGAGCACGATGGCGATCCTGATATCCCTTCTGTTGTTGATGTTTCTCGCCTACCGGGGCGTGACTGTACTGATTCTGGCGCCGCTGATGGCCGCCCTGGCGGTACTGCTCAGCGGTGCCGCGACGGACATCATGCCCACCTATACCCAGCTGTTCATGAAAGAGCTGGGCGCCTACCTGATCAAGTTCTTCCCCCTGTTCATCCTGGGTGCGCTGTTTGGCAAGCTGGTGGCGGACTCCGGGGCAGCGCATACCATTGCGGACTGGTTCATGCATCGCCTGGGCCGCCGCCACGCAATCCTCACAGTGGTGCTGGCGTGCGCTCTGCTGACGTATGGCGGCGTCTCGCTGTTCGTCGTGGCCTTCGCCGTCTACCCCATCGGGGCGGCAATCTTCCGGGAGTCCGGCACCCCCAAACGCTACATGCCCGCCGCCATCGCGCTGGGTGCCTTTACCTTCACCATGACCGCACTCCCCGGCGCCCCTTCGATACAGAACGCCATTCCCACGGCCTACCTGGGCACCACCACCTTCGCTGCGCCGGGCCTTGGCATCATTGCCTCGATCGTCATGCTGTGGATGGGCACCTGGATCTTGCAGTCGCGGGCACGCAAGGCCATGGCCAACGGCGAAGGCTACGGCCCCCATGACGACGAATTACCGTCGAATGAGGGCGTAAAAAGACCCGGACTGCTCGTAGCCCTGTTACCCATCATCGTGGTGATCGGCCTGAACGCCGCCTTCAGCTACTGGATCCTGCCTTCGCTGGACCTGAGCGTTTTGCGGGAAGAACGCTTTGGCAACATCGATCCGCAGAGCGTCATAGGGCTGTGGTCCGTGCTGTTGGCGCTGATGTGCGCCATCGTATTTGTAATCCTGCTCAACTGGCGACGCTGGGAGAACCTGACGGTCACCATCAACAAAGGCACCATCGGCGCGCTACTGCCGATCTTCAACACGGCCTCGGAAGTGGCCTATGGCGCGGTGATCGCCGGCATGGCCGGTTTTGCAGTGATCAAGGACACCATTCTCAATGTCTCGCCGGATCACCCCCTGATATCGGCCGTGCTCAGCATGAACGTGCTGGCGGGTATTACCGGCTCCTCGTCCGGTGGCCTGAGCATCGCCTTCCGCACCCTTGGCAGTGACTACCTGCGCATGATCGAGGCGGCGGGCATCAGCCCGGACCTGTTTCACCGGGTCGCCACCATTGCTGCCGGAGGGCTGGACACCCTGCCCCACTCGGGCGCGGTGATCACCCTGCTGGCGATCTGCAACCTGACGCACCGCCAGTCCTACCCGCAAATATTCATGATGACGACCGTTGTGCCCATGACCGCTTTGCTGGTGGTGATGGTGCTGGGTTCAACGTTCGGCAGCTTCTGA
- a CDS encoding efflux RND transporter permease subunit, with the protein MKLTDTFIQRPVWAVVVSLFIMILGLRSIFELPVNQWPRTENAVVTITTAYYGADASTVAGFITQPLESAIAQAQGIDYLSSSSITGVSTITATLRLNFDASKALTEINTQVNSVKNQLPAQAQEPVLSVAVGQTTDAMYLGFYSDTLPTNNITDYLVRVVKPKLDSIQGVQTAEILGGRQFALRAWLDPDKLAAHNVTAQDVSTALANNNFLSAVGSTRGQTVTVDLTAGTDLHSVDEFKRLIIKQKGDALVHLEDVAIVTLGAESYDSSVAFSGKRSVFIGIKVAPNANILTVATHVREAFPELQSQLPAVVRGDIVYDSTEFINTSIYEVVKTLVEAMAIVSVVIYLFLGSFRAVIVPLVAIPLSLVGTFFVMYLLGYSINLLTLLALVLAIGLVVDDAIIVVENVDRHIKEEGKGVLEAALVAARELGGPIIAMTVVLIAAYVPIGLRSGLTGALFKEFCFSLAGAVTVSAVVALTLSPMMTSRLFKPGQEEGRFARRLDQYFDWLRGRYRRVLSGGLNMWPVLVTFGFVLFLLVAASGMTAKSELSPTEDQGLVFMQIKGAPTASPQQMERFADQAFQIANKEPEYAQMFQLTGLPALNQGLGGVLLKPWNQRTRSQAELVQDLQHKWNQVPGATVAAFPLPSLPGAQGLPVQFVITTTDSVENLNEVAQAVMDEAQKQQLFWFADMDLKLDKPQARLVVDREKIAALGMTQADVGAALSAALGGNYVNYFSTAGRSYKVIPQVLQVDRLNPDQILDYYIRTPAGAMIPARTVAHIETSTQPESINHFQQLNSATLSGVSGVAQGELLAKLDTILSNVAPSGYTSDFSGESRQFMQESGGFVGLLLFSILIVYLALAFQFESFRDPVVILFSVPPALFGALAFITMGFASINVYTQVGLVTLLGLITKHGILIVQFANELQRAGHGKREAIEEAATVRLRPILMTTAAMVLGVVPLVWASGAGAAGRHDMGLVIFAGLSIGTLLTLFMVPAMYMFIGSTHHQQATQPHPGPHDEEAAGSL; encoded by the coding sequence ATGAAGCTTACCGATACTTTTATCCAGCGACCGGTCTGGGCCGTGGTGGTCTCGCTGTTCATCATGATCCTGGGGCTGCGCTCGATCTTCGAGTTGCCGGTCAACCAATGGCCGCGCACCGAAAATGCGGTGGTCACCATCACCACCGCTTACTACGGTGCGGATGCGTCCACGGTCGCCGGTTTTATCACCCAGCCGCTTGAGTCGGCCATCGCTCAAGCTCAGGGCATCGACTACCTGTCCTCGTCGAGCATCACCGGTGTATCGACCATTACCGCCACGCTGCGGCTGAACTTCGACGCCAGCAAGGCGCTGACCGAGATCAATACCCAGGTCAACTCGGTCAAGAACCAGTTGCCTGCACAGGCACAGGAGCCGGTGTTATCAGTGGCTGTCGGGCAAACCACGGACGCCATGTACCTGGGTTTCTACAGCGACACGCTGCCCACCAACAACATCACCGATTACCTGGTGCGGGTGGTCAAGCCCAAGCTGGATTCGATCCAGGGCGTGCAAACCGCAGAGATTCTTGGCGGGCGTCAGTTCGCCCTGCGCGCCTGGCTGGACCCGGACAAACTGGCGGCGCACAACGTCACTGCCCAGGACGTGTCCACCGCCCTGGCCAACAACAACTTCCTGTCTGCCGTGGGCTCGACCCGGGGGCAAACCGTGACGGTCGACCTGACGGCCGGGACCGATTTGCACTCCGTGGATGAATTCAAACGGCTGATCATCAAGCAGAAAGGCGATGCACTGGTGCACCTAGAGGATGTTGCCATCGTCACCCTGGGTGCCGAAAGCTATGACAGCAGCGTGGCGTTTTCCGGCAAGCGGTCGGTGTTCATCGGCATCAAGGTCGCGCCCAATGCGAACATCCTCACGGTCGCCACCCATGTGCGCGAAGCGTTCCCCGAGCTGCAATCGCAATTGCCCGCCGTGGTGCGCGGCGACATCGTCTATGACTCCACCGAGTTCATCAATACTTCGATTTACGAGGTGGTGAAGACCCTGGTTGAGGCCATGGCCATTGTGTCTGTGGTCATCTACCTGTTCCTCGGCTCATTCCGGGCGGTGATTGTGCCGTTGGTGGCAATCCCGCTGTCGCTGGTCGGGACCTTCTTCGTCATGTACCTGCTGGGTTACTCCATCAATCTGCTGACGCTTCTGGCCCTGGTGCTGGCGATCGGTCTGGTGGTCGACGACGCAATTATTGTGGTCGAAAACGTCGACCGCCATATCAAGGAGGAAGGCAAAGGCGTGCTGGAAGCTGCGCTGGTGGCGGCGCGGGAGCTGGGTGGCCCGATCATCGCGATGACCGTAGTGTTGATCGCCGCGTACGTGCCCATCGGGCTGCGCAGCGGCCTTACGGGTGCGCTGTTCAAGGAGTTCTGTTTTTCGCTGGCGGGTGCCGTGACCGTGTCCGCCGTGGTGGCGTTGACGCTCTCGCCGATGATGACCTCCCGGCTGTTCAAGCCCGGGCAGGAAGAGGGTCGCTTCGCCCGCCGGCTGGATCAGTACTTTGACTGGCTGCGGGGCCGTTACCGCCGCGTACTGTCGGGCGGTTTAAACATGTGGCCGGTGCTGGTGACGTTCGGCTTTGTGCTGTTCCTGCTGGTCGCTGCCAGCGGCATGACCGCCAAAAGCGAACTGTCGCCCACCGAAGACCAGGGGCTGGTGTTCATGCAGATCAAAGGCGCGCCGACCGCCTCGCCCCAGCAGATGGAGCGCTTTGCCGACCAGGCTTTCCAGATAGCCAACAAGGAGCCGGAATACGCCCAGATGTTCCAGCTTACCGGGCTGCCCGCACTCAACCAGGGCCTGGGCGGTGTGCTGCTCAAGCCCTGGAACCAGCGCACCCGGTCCCAGGCCGAACTGGTGCAGGACCTTCAGCACAAGTGGAACCAGGTGCCGGGGGCAACCGTCGCAGCCTTCCCGCTGCCGTCGCTGCCGGGGGCCCAGGGTTTGCCGGTGCAATTTGTGATCACCACCACCGACTCGGTGGAAAACCTCAATGAAGTGGCCCAGGCGGTGATGGACGAGGCACAAAAACAACAGTTGTTCTGGTTCGCCGACATGGACCTGAAGCTGGACAAGCCACAAGCCAGGCTTGTGGTCGACCGGGAAAAAATTGCCGCACTGGGCATGACTCAGGCAGACGTCGGTGCAGCGCTGTCCGCCGCACTGGGTGGCAACTACGTGAACTACTTCTCGACGGCCGGGCGCTCGTACAAAGTCATTCCCCAGGTGTTGCAGGTTGACCGCCTCAACCCGGACCAGATTCTCGATTACTACATTCGCACCCCGGCCGGGGCCATGATCCCGGCGCGCACGGTGGCGCATATCGAGACATCAACGCAGCCGGAGTCGATCAACCACTTCCAGCAACTCAACTCGGCGACCCTTTCAGGCGTCAGTGGCGTGGCCCAGGGCGAGCTGCTGGCCAAGCTGGACACGATCCTGAGCAACGTGGCGCCATCGGGTTACACGTCGGACTTCTCGGGCGAGTCGCGCCAGTTCATGCAGGAGTCAGGCGGCTTCGTCGGGCTGCTGCTGTTCTCGATTCTTATCGTCTACCTGGCCCTGGCCTTCCAGTTCGAGAGTTTCCGCGACCCGGTAGTGATTCTGTTCTCGGTGCCACCGGCGCTTTTTGGCGCGCTGGCTTTCATCACCATGGGGTTCGCGTCCATCAACGTGTACACCCAGGTGGGCCTGGTAACGCTGCTGGGGCTGATCACCAAGCACGGGATCCTGATCGTTCAGTTTGCCAACGAATTGCAGCGGGCAGGCCACGGCAAGCGGGAGGCCATTGAAGAGGCTGCCACCGTGCGCCTGCGGCCCATCCTGATGACCACGGCCGCGATGGTGCTGGGCGTGGTGCCTCTGGTCTGGGCCTCCGGTGCCGGTGCTGCGGGGCGCCATGACATGGGGCTGGTGATCTTCGCCGGGTTGTCCATCGGCACCCTGCTGACGCTCTTCATGGTGCCGGCGATGTACATGTTTATCGGCAGCACACACCATCAGCAAGCCACGCAGCCGCACCCTGGCCCGCACGACGAAGAAGCGGCCGGATCACTTTGA